In Phaseolus vulgaris cultivar G19833 chromosome 3, P. vulgaris v2.0, whole genome shotgun sequence, the sequence tttttaatactcaATTCAATAGCTTTCAGTTAAACCTCCCCATCCACAAGAGTTGGGAACTTTACAGTGCCAAACACAACAAAACCACCACAATTCCTCTTCCTCTATTTTTCCCTCTTCTTCCTTACCCTATAAATATCACCAACCATAATAAACACCACCCACTTCTCCTCATGGGTTCTATTGGAATCAAAAGGTTTTCACTACTCTCTTCACCATTTCCTTTAATTAACACTTTCCTTATACACACTTTCAGATATCACTCAACTATTACAAATCTTAGTTTACAATAATAACTTccactttttctctttttctttcttattaagCAGCAATATGCTTTCTTCattattcatgattttttaattattatctcTTATCATCATGGGTGGTGTTTGGGTGTGTGGTTCTCTTTATTCTCCTGTGGATTACAATATCTCTCTTTTTGTTTTCGTCTTCTGTTGCTGGTAGCTCGGGATCCGAGGTTGTCACCATTGATGTTCATGCAACCAAGGGTTTGATCCAGACCAGCCATGTTTATCTCGATGTCAGGTAACaaattttttctgtttttttttgttttgttggtTGAAAATCAATCACTGAAGTGAATTTTTGGGTTTGTCCATAATCTTTTGGGAAGAGACTGAATGTTATGGTGATTAATAGGACTGTGGAAGAGTTTGAGAAAGGGCATGTGGATGCTGAGAAGATCATTAACATTCCGTACATGTTTAATACACCAGAAGGTGAAAGATTTGTTATGAAGTTCTTTGTTTTGTGGCAATTGCAAATAAATTGTGTAATCAGAATGTAAAACGTTGTGATTTTTGGAGAACAGGTAGGGTGAAGAACCTGGAGTTTCTGAAGGAGGTTCTATCAGCTTGCAAGAAAGAAGATCACATCATAGTGGTAACTTTCTCTTTCAATggcataataaaaaaattagtttattatcCCTTTCATGCTTAAACTTGTTTTGGATCTACCTTTACttccaaatttatattttgattggTCAAAGATTTTGAACTTAGTTTCATTTATCACTTTTAATCTCTGagcatatatatatttttttaatttattagtaaCTAGTTTAATAAACAAGAAATCAAAAATAcaattcatgaaaaaaaaaaatttaatgacttttttttatataaaaattctcATCTTAgacattattataaaattttacatcTAGTTAACTTACTCAACATGTAATAATCATTTACCactacatgaaaaaaatattattaaaaaaagaaaaaaaaatacaagaaataCGGAGAGACTataccaaaactcatatattaacaaaaataatatataaataatttatacctattaataaaaaacTCTAAGAAAAGATTAGATGAAAGCTTgttataccaatgaaaatacTCTCTTAATAAAGCTTAAGTTAACAAGCTTATCCACACATGTATTCCCTTCCCAAAAAATGTGAGAAACCTTAAAtctgatttttccacagtaGTTAAGACAAGTGTTCCACTAATTACAGCTCAAACCAATACCGAACCACATTCAAATTATACACTAGTAAGATCCATCTTTTAAGTTtgttcaataatatatataactttataaAACTTAACAAAGCAGATTATCAAGAAAAACATATAAACTAACAATAAACTCTCacatagaaaatataaaaaacaactttttaaaataGTGTGTTATTTCactttaaatgaattttatcatattatattatttttaaataattatcgcaaattttatttaaagacTTATAGAAATCTTTAGCTAGAATAGtatataagaagaaaaataataaatctttaaaaaataattttgaaataaaaacaatttcttcTATCCATTCTTGATTGCTAGTTACTAAAGCTATTTTCTGGTATGAAATGAATTTGGATTGTAGGGTTGTCAAAGTGGAGTGAGATCTGTGTATGCAACTAGTGATCTTCTGAAGGAAGTAAgtatcaattttagaaatacatgctattttttcattcttttttttcttcagttTGCTTTGTGTTTGTGCTAATCAAATTGATCACAAAACCAACTTGTATTAATGTTATATGATTTGACAGGGCTTCAAGGATGTGAGCAACATGGGAGGAGGATATCTTGACTGGGTTAAAAATCAATTTCCAGTGAAAACACCTTTGGATTTGGTTAAAGATGAAGTTCCATTGAAAGCAACTTTGGACTTGGTTAAAGATGAAGTTCCATTGGAAACAACTTTGGACTTGGTTAAAGATGAAGAAGTTCCATTGGAAACAACTTTGGACTTGGTTAAAAACAAATTGCCATTAAAAGCACCATAAAAAATGACCCTCATCAGCTACATGAACCTTGATCATTCTGAATGGTTCACAACACAGGAATATGTGTTATTAGTATAATCTTTTCTCTGCTATTTACTACTTTCAGCTTGTTCATTAtcaaagaaaacaatgtatTGTACCTACTAAGTAATGCAGAAGGGTTTATCAGGGTAAAACCATTCAGAATGTTGTTGAATtatacatttttcattttatgtagttattttttattatataacaataaaacaaaacaaaaaaaaacatcaaatgAGGATGTTTGATGTGTTGTCTCAGTGATAAGTGAACACCAAacatttaaaagtaaaaaagaaacaGTTATTTTATACTGGCAAGATTTCAACAagtattgtaatttttttgttatgccCACTTATTGTCACTGCttttttctttatcattttCAGTGTTGGGTAGAatatagaattaaaaatattattttttatctgcCTATGagcaatttcaaattttaatctTCATTGCTTTTGTTTTAAATGAAGGTTTAATTACACTTTTCCCTTTAATATGAATTTgtgtgtaattttaatttttcaaatttatccTTAAAATCTTCTCGaacaactatttttaaaattaagcgtttttttttatcttgttaaTTGTTTTACCTAGAAtactcaatttttattttttacttacaacttttacaaattaaattgatttttttctgTACTCAAAATTCATCAACCAAAAAATCAAACTTTATCTAAAATGAAATTAACTTACAAATATGGATgccaaattttttttactatggGTGTTTTTCGAATTCGTGATTTTGATGATGAATATTaacattgactagagataagTATAGATgagtaatatataatttttttaaattagataagtatatatttttgtttaaattattagaATATCCTCAGTAAAAATATCTTACTTCACTTAGTATATTGAATTCCAGccatttacataaaaaaaaatcaataattatgaataataataataataaatgtgaaaataatattagtttAAGATATACTTTTAATTGATGAACAAATTGATTGTTGCAATGAGTCATTAACTCGGATTGTTAGAATCTGCATCCTGTTTATttacaataacaattatattattatttataaatagaataGTTTAGACATTCTTATGTAAATTTAGTTGGCAATGTatcttataaataataattttagtgtTGTTTTAATGTAATTCCAATTACACTTTTCTAGTTTCTTCTCCTtcaattaattttcttaattggCCTATTTTATTTTCTAGTGTTAGTcatgtattatatatatgatttttccAATTATACTAATaagtatatttttatcattttatatttatcaactactttattaaatacttataatttaaaaaaaaattcaagaactAATTTTTTCAATTCGTAACTAATATGTcaacaaattttcaaataagattttataatacatgtgatttttttttataaaaaataaagaaattaaatctcCACATTTCACgtaatttattattatgtattttatctttatttttgttaaacaaTTTGTAACCCTTAAGTTAAATgtgattatattttatatttataaatatgttaccattgatatatttttattcctcataatttttgtttttttcattgacctataaaaacttaataaaaacatttaatcatTAAGTTTAAATCTACCCtaatatctatacctatatataaagaaattcTCCATAAgcagataattttttttatattttattttattattttattttaaatattttagttattttttattttttaaatatttattaaataattaactatttttataaataatttaaattttttattttaattttaaaattatatatatttttttaaaaacagttactaattttaaattttacataatttaaaatgtaaaatctATCTACCTGGAATAGTTTTATTTCCATATCTTcatcttaaaaattataatttttatcttttcttattatttgatttatttatttttcttgtcatttagttttttattttttctttaaaaatataatataaattttaaaaaatatatattttaatattaaacataaatatatatcaacaggtgaataataatttattgttctTTTCCCTTGGTCGAATCTTGTTTGTAAAGAATCGAGGGTTATATCATTACTGTCACAGACCCAGAACAACACCCTCTTCTGCAAGTAAATCAGAgttcctttctttttcttttacattgttCTTTCTCATCTTTTCTCCACAAATTCCATTTTTAGCTTCTCAATCTTCAACGATGGTGCTCGAGGTAAACCCCCTTTCTCCTTCGTCTTAATTCCAACCTAACCATTACAATCCCTTTAATCCAATCAATTAGGGTTTCTTCATTCGATCATGTTTTTATTACTAATTGCAATTCTTTTTCTGTGTTCGTAATAATAGGCCACTATGATCTGTATTGACAATTCGGAATGGATGCGCAATGGAGACTACGCCCCTTCTCGATTTCAGGCCCAAGCAGACGCCGTCAATCTTATTTGCGGTGCTAAAACCCAGGTGTGGACTCAAACCTTGTTTGTCTTTGCTTGACACTCCTATTATCTGTGACTTCTTATCTCggtagaaaaataaaatgcgTCAAATATTGTTGTGTTTCAGACAagattttaagaatttttttcagGATTAGGAAACTGCGGTAGGGTTCAATTGGTGCTGATTTTTTCCCCTTTTGCTAATTTAGTCTAATCCAGAAAATACGGTTGGAGTTCTCACGATGGCAGGGAAGGGCGTTCGTGTCTTGGTCACCCCTACCAGTGATTTGGGCAAGATCTTAGCTTGCATGCATGGTCAGTGTTTGTTTTTTGAAGTATTTGGAACAAGTGCCATTTGAATTTGTCATGTTATAGAATGCTGTCTTATAGAGGTGCCTGTTATTGCAATTTGCAACTGATGTGTCATGGAGCTTATTTCTGAAAATATTGAACACAATGCAACAAATTTGCTGTGACATGTTATTGTGATTTAATTCTTCTGGTTATGTAAGAGTTGATGTTTTCCCTGTTTTTCGTTTCCTGCTTTAGGACTAGAAATAGGTGGTGAGATGAACCTAGCTGCTGGCATTCAGGTGGCACAATTGGCTCTTAAGCATAGGCAGAACAAGAAGCAGCAGCAAAGGATTATTGTCTTTGCTGGAAGGTGTGATTAATTGTTTCTTCTGCGTTATGTTAAATTGTTCTGTCTGTTGTTGTCACTACATTCTTTCTAATTATCTCATTTAATGCTTTTTAGTCCTGTTAAACATGAGAAGAAAATGTTGGAGATGATTGGtagaaaattgaaaaagaataGTGTGGCACTTGACATTGTCAATTTTGgcgaagaagatgaaggaaagaATGAGAAGTTGGAAGCACTCCTTTCCGCCGTCAACAACAATGATACCAGCCACATCGTCCATGTTCCATCTGGTCCGAATGCTCTTTCTGATGTACTAATAAGGTTGGTTGggtttatttctttattttctttgcaCTCAGCCTTCCCATTTGAACTAAATTCCCAGTTGAGTAATAGAGAAGTCATTGATTTAAGTACCCGTTCTACTTTTCAATTCTGCCCATTTTCTTCTAGCTCGGATAGGATAGTTTGTATTGTGGACTCTTGTGCATATTCTTTGTTTTAACATTGGACTCTTGTGGCAGTACTCCTATTTTTACTGGTGACGGGGAAGGTGGAAGTGGTTTTGCAGCAGCTGCTGCAGCAGGTGGTGTATCTGGATTTGAGTTTGGCGTTGATCCAAACTTGGACCCTGAACTAGCTCTTGCTCTAAGAGTTTCAATGGAAGAAGAGAGAGCCAGACAGGAAGCAGCTGCCAAAAAGGCTGCAGAGGATACTTCCAAACAGGAGAAAGGTGATGAACAGAAGGCTAGTCCACAGGATACAACAATGACCGAGGGTGCAAGTGCAGCAACTTCTGAAGCCAATAATAAGAAAACTGATTTGACGGTTGGTGTAATTTGTTATTTTAGCCATTTTGTTGCTTGTTTTGTCATCTGCTTACTTGAATTATAGAAACaattatctaaattaatttaagtaGTCTGTAGGACTATCTGCtataattattttgttcaaTAGTGTTTATTTTTCATTACCAGTATGTATGTGGTTTGAATCTTTCAAAGGTTGATAGTATAGCTAAAGTATCCTTAATTTTCTACAAgatcattttcttttttattaggTGGTGTaaatgaaacataaaaaaaattatggagtCTGGGAGTTAGTTGGTACTGGGAGTCTAAAGCACACCTTTGCCGTCATTTCTTCTTCTCCAATTTGCTGTTTAGCCACCTAAGTTTGACTGTGGCTGGTTCTACATGATCACGCAAGTGAATTTAATCAGAGAACATATACTCCATAGCATCATCATTGCTCAGTTGATAACCGTACCATCTTGTTTTGGCATCTTATAATGTATTATAATTATGACCACTTTTACCATCGTTATCTTGTTTTCCCTTTACCATGCTTTCCGCTGGCTCACTAGAAACATAATCTTTCTAAGCATTTTTTGTTAGTCTAAACTAATGCCAGATAAAATGACTCTCTTATGGATTCTATCATTACATTCTAAATGTTATGATGACTACTGTCAGTTTCGGTAACTTGTGTCTAGCAACATGTTCCTGTCCTCCACCACAAATAATTGATTTCTGCTTGCTTTGTTTTGTATCAGTTCTCTTGTTTTGTTTTCATTCTTCCCATAAATGAGTGTCTGACAATAATATGTGATCTGCGTGAGCTGATTTTTCAATTGAAAACAGGACGATGAGAATGCTTTACTACAGCAGGCTCTTGCAATGTCAATGGACGATCCTGCAATCAGCCATGATGTGAGAGATACAGATATGTCTGAAGCAGCTGCTGATGATCCTGAATTGGCTCTAGGTGAGTTTTTATGCTTAATCATTCTGTGTTTAAACATGGGTGGGTGTTTTCTCATTATGTTGTTTGATGATTGATTTGGTTCTGGAATTGAGAAAAAACGTTTGAGGGTCTGGCTATTTTTTCTCCGTCTGTTTTTGAGGTATCAATGATTTGGCTTTGTTTAATAATGTATAATCATGTTCTCTTTTTCTAATGACAACTTGTTATGGTTATGAAGTTCATTTGCATCTAATAAAATTTACAGGAAAGCTTTAGTAGTTGTCCTGATCACATCTAGTTCTTGTCTTTTATTGTAGCTCTCCAATTGTCAGTAGAAGATAGCTCAAAGGACTCGACAAGCCAGTCTGACGTCAGTAAATTGTTGGCAGATCAGTCCTTTGTATCTTCTATCCTTGCATCGGTATGTCTATAGATCCTGACAATTTTCCATCTTGTTCTTTTAATGCTTGTTTGGTTTGGCGTCATTCAAAACTGGACTTGCAATCATTGAAGCTAAAATATAAAGCCTCCACGTCTTTTTAACTGATACGATGCTAAAATGTAAGAAACTGACATACTATAAATGTATTAATGGAATGATTTGCTTCTGTAGCTTCCCGGGGTTGACCCAAATGACCCATCGGTCAAAGATTTACTGGCTTCTATGCAAAATCAGTCTGAGGTAGGttttcttttatgaaaaataatctgTATTCTGCTTTGTCCTTACTAATTTTGGTGGGAAAAAATATACATGTCCGAGTGGAAAATTGGGTCATTATAACTTTGATCAATATTTGTTTGTTCAAAATTGTATCTGTTTTTCCCTGGAATCATTTAGATGAAGAGAAGGGTGAACATGGTTAAAAAATGGCGATTAAAATACAACAGTTTTCCCTAAATGGAAAATTTATACGTGCAGGtggaaatataatttttaattgacCAAACATAATTTTATACGAGTGATATATGAACACCTTTATGCTCAGTACAACACATAactaacattttaaaattcaaacagTTTCGGTACCTTCCTGCACTAATTACAATTTATTGATTGTGCTGTCAATCAGCCTCAGCAGAAGAATGAAGACAAGCCACCAAATGAAGAGGAGAAAAAGTAAATATTGATCGAGTCTCTCTTGGCTGTTTTATTTCTGTTCCTCTGGTAGGCATGTTGGAGTGATTTTACTTGGGGCGTTATTACCTTGCTGATTGAAACGGATGTATCTCTCGATTTAATACGGATTATTGAGTAGAGCAGATCAGAAGAAAATATTGTCAATGAGGGTATGAATCGAGTACATTGTTTTTTTAAGGAATATTTCATCATTTAAAAACATTACAAAATCGAGTACACGGtttcctttcctttttcttattgtatttatttattttagtttaaaaattgaCGCTTAAAGTTGAGACGTGTCTTTTCCAAGTGCAACACATAACCCATCcatataaacaaatttataataaac encodes:
- the LOC137808480 gene encoding thiosulfate sulfurtransferase 18, which gives rise to MGSIGIKSSGSEVVTIDVHATKGLIQTSHVYLDVRTVEEFEKGHVDAEKIINIPYMFNTPEGRVKNLEFLKEVLSACKKEDHIIVGCQSGVRSVYATSDLLKEGFKDVSNMGGGYLDWVKNQFPVKTPLDLVKDEVPLKATLDLVKDEVPLETTLDLVKDEEVPLETTLDLVKNKLPLKAP
- the LOC137808486 gene encoding 26S proteasome non-ATPase regulatory subunit 4 homolog gives rise to the protein MVLEATMICIDNSEWMRNGDYAPSRFQAQADAVNLICGAKTQSNPENTVGVLTMAGKGVRVLVTPTSDLGKILACMHGLEIGGEMNLAAGIQVAQLALKHRQNKKQQQRIIVFAGSPVKHEKKMLEMIGRKLKKNSVALDIVNFGEEDEGKNEKLEALLSAVNNNDTSHIVHVPSGPNALSDVLISTPIFTGDGEGGSGFAAAAAAGGVSGFEFGVDPNLDPELALALRVSMEEERARQEAAAKKAAEDTSKQEKGDEQKASPQDTTMTEGASAATSEANNKKTDLTDDENALLQQALAMSMDDPAISHDVRDTDMSEAAADDPELALALQLSVEDSSKDSTSQSDVSKLLADQSFVSSILASLPGVDPNDPSVKDLLASMQNQSEPQQKNEDKPPNEEEKK